DNA sequence from the Leopardus geoffroyi isolate Oge1 chromosome A3, O.geoffroyi_Oge1_pat1.0, whole genome shotgun sequence genome:
ATGTCACAAGTCAGCCACTCCCCTGggcccagcctccccagcctcaccccaAGGCAATGCCCTGGCCTCACAATGAGACTGTAAGAAGGAGCTAGacagcccctctccccagaaAGGACTCTCTTTGGTCTCCTCCATTCTCTCCACCCCAGAAAGCTCTCCAAATCCGGCCGGGCCCCTCAGAGTGCCAACAGTGCCTTGGCTGCTCAGCCCTACCCCCCATGCTAGATGCCCGCTGGCTTAATGCTGAAGCCAGGAGCTCCTTGGAGAAGACTGGAAAACATCCTTCCAATGCTCCCAAGTCTTCTGGGTGCTAGGtcctggggttggggagagaacCAGGAGAGGAGAGGCCCCTGGAGCCTCATCAGTGGGGTGAAGCAACATGGCTGGCTCAGAGATGGCCAGCCGGCCCCCACCCAAGGTAGGATCAGTTACACATCACAGGGACCCACGTGGGGCTTGGAGAACCGCCTGGGCGCTCTGGTGGAAGCCTCCTGAAGGAGTCCACAGGGCCCTCACTCACCCGTTCCAGCCCCAGCACCTGCCTGGGGGCCCTGTCACCCACCACAGACTCTCATCTCAGATTGTTCTGATGGGGTGGGTATTTTTAGCCATCTTGGGGAAACAATTTGCCTGCTTGATGACAAAAGACTTGTCccctgttggggggggggggggcccaggccACCGAAAACCCTCTCGGTGTCGCGGGTAAAATGTCGAGGAGCTGTCATGCAGCATAATAACTAAACCCTTGCAGGCACAAGAACGTGTTCTCGAAGAAATCCTTTAACTGAAGTAGTTGGTTCTCTCTACCATTCCCCACTTCCAGTTTGGGGTAAGAATTCCCGCACCCCAGGCGCAGAACAAAAAGTCTACAGGAAGACAGGTGGTGGTAAACACAGAGAAAGGGGATTTTTATATCTCCAAGTAATCATATTTTCTGGTTCTCTAGTGCGTTCCCCCACGGAGCTCAAAGCTTTCCGCAAAGCCTTTCATCTCCCTGCAGCAAGTAGGCGGCAAGCCATTGTCGCCAGGTTTTTGCAGGGGGTGAATGCTAGTGATCAGGGATCTCCCGTCGAGGCAGAGGCCAGACCTCCAGACCACCCCACCAAGGCGAGGCCTCTGCTGGCACACACCCGCCTGCCAGAGGGGTGCCAGGTAAGGAAAATGATTCCAGAGAAGGTTCTGGCCTTTAAAGGAGCTACAAATCTAAAGgtagggggaaagggaagaaggaccaGAAACAGCGCCAGGCCGTTAACTCCCCACCCAGTGCCTGATGGGGACCATGGGCGCCCAACGTGGATCCCTcgtttctgcctcttcctcctcagcAGCGGGTCCTCCTGGGAAAAGTGGAAGGCTGGCTTCCTGTTCTTTACCCGGGGAAGATGAGAAACAAAAACGCCACAAGCAAGTGACCAGCCAGGGAACAAAGGGTCCTTAAGGAAGGAAAGCCCACCCATGGGCTTGCAGGGGTCTGGGGTATTGGGAGAGAAGTGCTCTATCTGGCCCAGCCTTGGCTATGTTCAGGAAGGTCCAAGCCTCATCCGTGGGCCTGTGTTCACGGGGGCAGAGAAGATGTCCCCCCACAGCCAAGCCAGCAATCGGAGGCCTCAGCTGGACCCCTGTGAAcagcacccctgcccctgcccctcccagggggCTCCCAAGATGAAGCCTGCAGGACCCAGGCGGGGACCAGAAAGCCCCAGGGAGGTGGCCACATAAAATAGGGCAAGAATCAGAGTGGCCCTGGTGCCGCCTGGCACCAACCCCACACGGGTGGCGGGCAGGTGGCTCACCATGCCGTCTGGGTCCACTGGCGGCAAAGGATCCTTCGGAAGGCACGGCGAAAGTCCTGGTTAAAGATGGTATAGATGACGGGGTTCAGCGAGCTGTTGCAGTAGCCGATCCAGAAGAAGAACTGGAAGAGGCCATGGGGCACCTTGCAGTGCTGTGGGCAGATGGCACCCAGGCTGTAGCTGAAGAAGAAGGGGAACCAGCAGAGCACAAACACGCCGATGACCACGGCCAGCACAAAGGTGAACCGCTTCTCCCGAGTCAGCTGCGCCCGCCGCCGCCACCACTGCCCGCTCGAGGTGCCCACGCCCCTGCCCAGGAGCACCTGGCCACGTAGTGTTGCCAGCACCCGGGACCCCTGTGGCTGCTGCAGGGGTGGGCTACAGGCGGAGGCAGGAGATGCTGGCAAGGCCTGAGGCTcacactcttcctcctcctcctcagcttcTTCCTCTGGAGATGCCCCACAAGCACCTTCCTTCCGACCCTGGCCTGAGTTGGGAAGGGCCGACCAGCTGGGTGGCAAGGCAGGGGTCGCAGGATCTTCAGgggtctccccctcctccttctccccagtgGGCTTGGAGTGACCATTGGCCTCTCCAGAAGCAGCCAGAGAGGCCAGGGTTGGCATTTTGGTCGAAGTTCCAGTAGGGACGGGGCGGGGCTGCTTAGACTCACCCTCCCTAGGGCGGCCCTTGGCCCTGGGGCCTCTGCGGTGGCTGCGCTTGGCGATCAGGTAGATGCGCAGGTAGACCAGGATCATGATGAGGCAGGGTGCAAAGAAAGATCCGATGCTAGAGGCCAGGATGTACCAGGCCTCTTGGTTAAGTTTGCACTGCGGGCGCCCACGAGGCTGGGGCCCCTGGTCGCCCTTGTAGATAAGCGGCGGCAGGGAGATGACAGCTGCGATGAGCCACACGGTGAGGATGATGCACTTGATGCGGCGTGGAGTGCGCTTGGAGTTGTACTCCAGCGCCCGACTCACGGCCCAGTACCTGTCCAGGCTGATGGCGCACAGGTGCACGATGGACGAGGTACAGAAGAGCACGTCGAGCGCCAAGTACACCTCACACCACGTGCGCCGGAAGTACCAGTAGCCCAGCAGCTCGTTGGCCAGCGAGAAAGGGATGATGAGCGTGGCCACCAGGATGTCGGCGGCGGCCAGCGACACTAGGAACAGGTTCTGCGGGGCGCGCAGCGAGCGACTCGTCAACACAGCCAAGATGACCAGCGCGTTGCCGAAGATGGTGAAAAGGATGAGGAACGTGATGACCGCCGCGATGGCCGCGGTGGCCTGCACCGAGTAGGGCTCCTGGTGGTCCATGACGGGGCGGGACGCGGCCAGAGGGGTCGCTGCTCGCCCAGAGCGTGCTCAGCCGGAGACCGTACTGTCCTACGCAGCTAGTCTAGAAGGGGGGATCGACCCCCTGGCGGCGCACAAGGCGCTGGAGCCCCATGGCCAGGCCGAACCCGGCCAAGGAGATGGAGGGATGCCTGGGGCCAGCCACCGCCCTCCTACATCCTTTTCCACCGACACCCGGCGTCCCTGCCGTCCTCTCCGGAGAAGTTTTCCAAGTTGTCCCGCTGCCGTCCCCGCCCCGCCCGGGACCGGGGGAAAGTTGCGCCCTCCCGCTACGAAGCTGCTGGACGCACGCTGGGCCCCGGGACCCGGCAGGCCCGGcgttggggggaaggggggcgcgCCACCGGTTCTCGGAGGAGGCGCAGCAGCCGAGGCGCCCGTTCCGCTCGCTGGCTCTGGCCGGGAGCCGCGCCTGCAAGCAGTCCGCCGCGGCAGGGGAATGGGAGGAGAGCGAGCGCGCCGGAGGAGGGAGGAGACGGGAGGCGGGagtaggaggaggggagggaggcggggcgggCGGCGGACCACGGGTGGGTGGAAGGTGCGCCTAGCGGGAGGACCGGCCGGCAGCAGCCTGCCCTCCTCGAGGGCCTCCGCCCTGGCGCTCCTACCCCTTTTCCTCCTGGCCTCCGCGCCACGGAAGGCCAGAGATCCGCGTCTGGGGTCTTCGGGACTCCGGGAAGGACGTTTGCAGAAGTGGAAGGATGGGTGCGCACGGGGCGCTGGGACCCGGGAGGGACCTCTCTTCCTGCAGACCGGGTCCGAGCACCAGGATCCAGGACGGTGGGCGCCAACTGATCTCTCCCCGcgccgcccaggagccccaaggagagggtgggtgggtgggtggattgGGGCCACCGGAACATAGTGAACCACCCCCTCCTACCCGGTGCCCGCGAAGGAAGCCGAGTAGGAGTTGGGGGAGCGGGAAGACTGCCCTGGAACCCCTTCCCCAAATGCTCTCTCTCCCGGAGCGGATTCCGTCGGGCTTGCGGAGCCCAGGGAGGCGCGCGTGGCAGGTTGCGAGCGCCCCCTGCCGCCGCCGGCGTGTGGCGATAGTCCGCGGCCAGCCGGGAGACCCGCGTCCTCGCCGCGTTCTGGGGGGCGCACGGAAAAGGCTCCCAAGGTCGTTGGGGCAAGCCAGTGCTCCAAGATTTATGACTTCAGTGTTTCTGTTTCCCCGCAGCTGCCTCGGTTTCCTCTAC
Encoded proteins:
- the ADRA2B gene encoding alpha-2B adrenergic receptor, with product MDHQEPYSVQATAAIAAVITFLILFTIFGNALVILAVLTSRSLRAPQNLFLVSLAAADILVATLIIPFSLANELLGYWYFRRTWCEVYLALDVLFCTSSIVHLCAISLDRYWAVSRALEYNSKRTPRRIKCIILTVWLIAAVISLPPLIYKGDQGPQPRGRPQCKLNQEAWYILASSIGSFFAPCLIMILVYLRIYLIAKRSHRRGPRAKGRPREGESKQPRPVPTGTSTKMPTLASLAASGEANGHSKPTGEKEEGETPEDPATPALPPSWSALPNSGQGRKEGACGASPEEEAEEEEEECEPQALPASPASACSPPLQQPQGSRVLATLRGQVLLGRGVGTSSGQWWRRRAQLTREKRFTFVLAVVIGVFVLCWFPFFFSYSLGAICPQHCKVPHGLFQFFFWIGYCNSSLNPVIYTIFNQDFRRAFRRILCRQWTQTA